A genome region from Gossypium hirsutum isolate 1008001.06 chromosome A04, Gossypium_hirsutum_v2.1, whole genome shotgun sequence includes the following:
- the LOC107932724 gene encoding uncharacterized protein: MLQEEEIDSADFVKGLVIQRPDTGSGQMLCVNTARRRAMLKESTKKKADLTKTNNTRVKKLEWLKTTVTMKNSGCTNHRSPDATIFKTLDKSCKTKVKVGNGKFIKAEGKWDVLICTPTGNKVIPNVLLVPEIDRNLLSISQLLEKGYSVVFKG; encoded by the exons atgctgcaagaGGAGGAGATCGACTCTGCAGATTTTGTAAAAGGCCTGGTCATCCAGAGACCAGATACTGGTTCAGGCCAGATGCTGTGTGtcaacactgcaagaagaagggccatgCTGAAAGAGTCTACAAAGAAAAAGGCAGACCTGACCAAAACCAACAACACAAGGGTGAAGAAGCTCGAGTGGCTGAAGACAACAGTGACCATGAAGAACAG TGGCTGCACCAACCACAGGTCACCAGATGCAACTATTTTTAAAACCTTGGACAAATCTTGCAAGACCAAAGTGAAAGTTGGCAATGGAAAGTTCATAAAAGCTGAAGGAAAATGGGATGTGCTGATATGCACTCCTACAGGCAATAAAGTCATTCCAAATGTGCTGTTGGTACCTGAGATTGACAGGAACCTACTTAGCATTTCTCAACTGCTAGAAAAAGGGTACTCAGTTGTGTTTAAGGGCTAG
- the LOC121227992 gene encoding proton pump-interactor 1-like, which translates to MNRQDENQQGLDRKQRLKLREDIYHDETEKLSELLYLFKVADDIQQEAYAQLQSLKKQSYEKNQHIGQYRDEFIKANELGWKGDKVALQNFCINQVEKFMDLWNNNYAFRKEYVRCNEGSTLWRLRTLDGRSLGPGEVPPVIPLAVNGRAVMDHTMSGLTLEGRTQEEVAVEKAEKVLAAKVVAQKKFSKSAPPESVSAIASNGDKIEEAEEEKPGRTREEEESDRKAEELRKEEEADKIKEQRQLEEIAKAKEALERKRRKAEKAHRKKT; encoded by the exons ATGAATAGACAGGACGAAAATCAACAAGGTTTGGACCGGAAACAGCGTCTGAAG CTAAGAGAAGATATATACCATGACGAAACCGAAAAGTTAAGCGAATTATTGTACCTATTCAAAGTTGCAGATGACATCCAACAAGAAGCGTATGCACAGCTACAAAGTTTGAAGAAACAATCATATGAGAAG AACCAACACATTGGGCAGTACAGGGATGAATTTATTAAAGCGAATGAGTTGGGTTGGAAAGGGGATAAAGTGGCACTCCAAAATTTTTGTATTAACCAG GTGGAGAAATTTATGGACTTATGGAATAACAACTATGCATTCCGAAAAGAATATGTTAGATGCAATGAAGGGAGCACACTTTGGAGACTGAGGACATTAGATGGCCGTTCACTTGGTCCTGGTGAAGTGCCTCCTGTAATTCCTCTAGCAGTAAATGGAAGAGCGGTCATGGATCATACAATGTCCGGCTTAACTTTGGAAGGTCGAACACAAGAGGAAGTGGCGGTGGAAAAAGCTGAAAAGGTACTTGCGGCAAAGGTTGTGGCGCAAAAGAAGTTTAGCAAATCTGCTCCTCCAGAAAGTGTTTCAGCAATTGCTTCTAATGGGGATAAAATCGAAGAGGCGGAAGAAGAGAAGCCGGGGAGAACAAGGGAGGAGGAGGAATCGGACAGGAAGGCAGAGGAATTGAGAAAGGAAGAGGAAGCGGATAAAATAAAGGAGCAACGCCAGTTGGAGGAGATAGCTAAAGCTAAGGAAGCACTAGAAAGGAAGAGGCGAAAGGCGGAGAAAGCCCATAGGAAGAAAACCTAA